In the Sediminibacter sp. Hel_I_10 genome, one interval contains:
- a CDS encoding DUF6265 family protein: MKQLFLLMLFLGSSIPSQAQEKPSQLEPKLENIAWIAGTWRGEAFGGITEEIWSQPSGGSMMASFKLINEGEVTFYEIEIIKEVDNSLLLQLKHFDKNLKGWETKNETIDFPLKEITAHKVVFEGMTFEKVSDTKMTVFVDIKNEEGDVEIVAFDYTRE, from the coding sequence ATGAAGCAGCTTTTTCTATTGATGTTATTCTTGGGGTCTTCTATTCCATCTCAGGCTCAAGAAAAACCATCCCAGTTAGAACCCAAGTTGGAAAATATAGCATGGATTGCAGGTACCTGGCGAGGCGAGGCTTTTGGCGGTATTACTGAAGAAATATGGAGCCAACCCTCAGGTGGCTCAATGATGGCGAGTTTTAAATTGATTAACGAAGGGGAAGTGACTTTTTATGAAATTGAAATCATTAAAGAAGTTGACAATTCCTTGCTGTTGCAGCTCAAACATTTTGATAAGAATCTAAAAGGCTGGGAAACTAAAAATGAAACCATTGATTTTCCTTTAAAAGAGATTACTGCTCATAAGGTTGTCTTTGAGGGAATGACCTTTGAGAAAGTCAGTGATACCAAAATGACTGTTTTTGTAGATATCAAAAACGAAGAAGGAGATGTTGAAATTGTAGCGTTTGATTATACCCGAGAATGA
- a CDS encoding bifunctional alpha,alpha-trehalose-phosphate synthase (UDP-forming)/trehalose-phosphatase yields the protein MNKTIIISNRLPLQIKLDHDKLQVEPSVGGLATGLKSVHNDGNSLWIGWSGLTEEELNEEQSKEVKKMVKEAKCDAVSLTQNDLENFYYGFSNRTLWPLFHYFMEFTEFENDYWESYKEVNQKFADKVLEHVEDGDTVWVHDYQLLLLPKLIKDKKPNTTIGFFLHIPYPSYEIFRTFPWREELLHGMLGADLIGFHTYDYERHFLSSVKRILRLDVNFNEITYHDRIVKVDSFPMGIDYDKFHDSAIKQKAEEKSELQKRLDDHINSSPDARMILSIDRMDYTKGIPNRIRAFEYFLKKYPQYKEKVRLIMLAVPSRSNVPQYQKLKRDTDELVGRVNGEFSTVSWTPIWYFYRSMPFENLIDLYTSSHVAMITPVRDGMNLVAKEYVATRTEQDGVLILSEMAGASKEMNESMLINPNNFEQIADTLKYALEMPIEEQQSRMKILQKRLKRYTVEKWAEEFMKSLHATKHLGAVIAAERLDEKVQERMYAGFKQSENRLFLLDYDGTLAGFKDNPKEASPDQQLYKLLDQLQSNPKNDVVIISGRDRETFTEWFGDEDYKLITDHGVWLKTKDHQWEALERLKNDWMENIKPILETFVDRTPGTFIEEKKYSLAWHYRKADPELAQIRTIEIDTVLTSLTSNNDLSVLKGNKVIEIKSSSVNKGRASSRLLTANNYDFMFCIGDDWTDEYMFEELPETAYTVKVGFKKTAAKYYVKNTDEVRTVLKKFVE from the coding sequence ATGAATAAAACGATAATTATTTCTAACAGACTCCCTTTACAGATCAAATTAGACCATGATAAACTCCAAGTTGAACCAAGTGTTGGAGGTCTTGCCACAGGACTTAAATCGGTACACAACGATGGTAATAGTCTTTGGATTGGTTGGTCTGGGCTCACTGAAGAAGAACTGAATGAGGAGCAAAGCAAAGAAGTGAAAAAAATGGTCAAGGAAGCCAAATGTGATGCGGTATCATTGACACAAAATGATCTCGAGAATTTTTATTACGGATTTAGTAATAGAACGTTATGGCCGCTGTTTCATTATTTTATGGAGTTTACCGAATTTGAAAATGATTATTGGGAATCTTATAAAGAAGTGAATCAGAAATTTGCAGATAAGGTTTTGGAGCATGTTGAAGATGGAGATACTGTTTGGGTTCATGATTACCAATTATTGCTCTTACCAAAACTTATTAAAGACAAGAAACCGAATACAACTATTGGGTTCTTTTTACATATTCCATATCCGTCTTATGAGATTTTCAGGACTTTTCCATGGCGTGAAGAATTATTGCACGGTATGTTGGGAGCAGATTTGATTGGATTTCACACCTATGATTACGAGCGACATTTTTTAAGTTCGGTAAAAAGGATCTTAAGACTTGATGTTAATTTTAATGAAATCACCTATCATGATCGCATTGTAAAGGTCGATTCATTTCCTATGGGCATTGATTATGACAAATTTCATGATTCTGCTATCAAACAAAAAGCTGAAGAAAAAAGCGAACTTCAAAAGCGATTGGATGATCACATCAACTCAAGTCCTGATGCCAGAATGATTTTGTCCATAGACCGTATGGATTATACTAAGGGTATTCCTAATAGGATTCGAGCTTTTGAATATTTTTTAAAAAAATACCCACAATATAAAGAAAAGGTACGTTTGATCATGTTGGCTGTGCCATCACGTTCTAATGTACCTCAATATCAAAAGCTGAAACGTGATACCGATGAACTTGTAGGGCGTGTAAATGGCGAGTTTTCAACTGTAAGCTGGACGCCAATCTGGTACTTTTATAGGTCTATGCCTTTTGAAAATCTGATTGATTTATATACCTCTTCGCATGTTGCCATGATTACACCCGTACGTGATGGGATGAATTTGGTAGCTAAAGAATATGTCGCCACAAGAACGGAACAAGACGGTGTACTCATCTTAAGTGAAATGGCAGGAGCTTCAAAAGAAATGAATGAATCCATGCTGATCAATCCTAACAATTTCGAACAGATTGCCGATACTTTAAAGTATGCATTGGAAATGCCAATAGAGGAACAACAATCTCGTATGAAAATATTACAGAAGCGATTAAAACGTTATACCGTAGAAAAATGGGCCGAAGAATTTATGAAATCGCTTCATGCTACAAAACATTTAGGTGCAGTGATTGCAGCAGAACGATTGGATGAAAAGGTACAGGAGCGCATGTACGCTGGTTTCAAACAATCAGAAAACCGATTGTTTCTGCTGGATTATGATGGAACCTTGGCAGGATTTAAGGATAATCCCAAGGAAGCAAGTCCAGATCAACAATTGTATAAGCTTTTGGATCAACTGCAATCGAATCCAAAAAATGACGTGGTCATTATTAGTGGACGTGATAGAGAAACCTTTACTGAGTGGTTTGGAGATGAAGATTACAAATTGATTACCGATCACGGCGTTTGGCTTAAAACGAAGGATCATCAGTGGGAAGCCTTAGAACGACTTAAAAATGACTGGATGGAGAACATCAAACCCATCTTAGAGACGTTTGTAGACAGAACTCCAGGGACCTTTATAGAGGAGAAAAAATACTCATTGGCTTGGCATTATAGAAAAGCCGATCCCGAGCTCGCTCAAATTCGAACCATTGAGATCGATACGGTGTTGACCAGTTTAACTTCTAATAATGACTTGTCTGTTTTAAAAGGAAACAAGGTCATCGAAATAAAAAGTAGTAGCGTTAATAAAGGAAGAGCTTCATCTCGATTGTTAACCGCTAATAATTACGACTTCATGTTCTGTATTGGTGACGATTGGACCGATGAATATATGTTTGAAGAACTTCCGGAAACAGCTTATACGGTTAAGGTAGGCTTTAAGAAAACTGCGGCGAAGTACTATGTTAAAAACACCGACGAAGTGAGAACGGTTTTGAAAAAGTTTGTAGAATAA
- a CDS encoding M28 family peptidase, with translation MQNTILRSFVFLMLSTLCLSAQTNQKIYDVIDAVSEERLESDVKTLVEFGTRHTLSDTVSETRGIGAARRWVKKEFESISSDCNNCLNVFYQKNKVEKDDNSRITRDVMVVNVVAVQKGTKYPNRYIIMSGDIDSRVSDPNDFTSDAPGANDNATGMAGTMEAARVLSQYQFENSIVYIGLSGEEQGLYGGKGLAEYAKESNWEIIGVLNNDMIGNIKGVDGVIDNRTFRIFSEPVPPTETEQQRNARRFYGGEVDGISRQLARYVHKTTETYMPEMNPMMVYRLDRFGRGGHHRPFNDAGFSGIRIMEAHENYTQQHQDIRTENGIDYGDTFEHVNFSYVKKLTAVNAIAMASIASAPPAPSEVAIGGIVEPSAKLKWTPVEGAKGYKIYWRDTTSPTWDYSRYVEDVNEFTLEGIVIDNFFFGVASVGEDGFESVVVFPNAILK, from the coding sequence ATGCAGAATACCATTTTAAGATCATTCGTTTTTTTAATGCTGTCGACACTTTGTCTTTCGGCTCAAACCAACCAAAAAATATACGATGTTATCGATGCCGTTTCCGAAGAACGTTTAGAAAGCGATGTCAAGACTTTAGTGGAGTTTGGTACGCGTCATACGCTAAGTGATACGGTTTCTGAAACTAGAGGTATTGGGGCAGCAAGGCGATGGGTAAAAAAAGAGTTTGAGTCCATTTCTAGTGATTGTAATAATTGCCTGAATGTGTTTTATCAAAAAAACAAGGTGGAGAAAGATGATAATAGTCGCATTACTAGAGATGTCATGGTCGTTAATGTTGTGGCTGTTCAGAAGGGCACCAAATACCCTAACCGTTATATTATAATGAGTGGCGATATTGACTCTCGTGTTTCAGACCCAAATGATTTTACGTCAGATGCTCCCGGGGCAAATGATAACGCTACTGGAATGGCCGGTACAATGGAAGCTGCTCGAGTGCTATCTCAATATCAATTTGAAAATAGCATTGTATATATAGGGCTTTCAGGAGAAGAACAAGGGTTATATGGCGGAAAAGGTCTTGCTGAGTATGCTAAAGAAAGTAATTGGGAAATTATTGGTGTGCTTAATAATGACATGATTGGAAATATTAAAGGCGTTGATGGCGTAATTGATAATAGAACATTTAGGATTTTCTCAGAGCCTGTGCCTCCAACCGAAACCGAACAACAGCGAAATGCGAGACGTTTTTACGGTGGCGAAGTCGATGGGATATCGAGACAATTAGCACGTTACGTTCATAAAACTACAGAAACGTACATGCCAGAAATGAACCCTATGATGGTGTACAGATTAGATCGATTTGGACGTGGTGGGCACCATAGACCTTTTAACGATGCTGGTTTCTCCGGCATCCGAATTATGGAAGCTCACGAGAACTATACACAACAACATCAAGATATTCGCACTGAAAATGGTATTGATTATGGAGATACGTTTGAACACGTCAATTTTTCATATGTAAAAAAATTGACTGCGGTTAATGCCATTGCAATGGCGAGTATAGCATCTGCACCTCCAGCGCCATCAGAAGTGGCTATCGGCGGGATTGTTGAGCCCTCGGCTAAATTAAAATGGACTCCCGTAGAGGGAGCAAAAGGGTATAAAATTTATTGGCGAGATACTACGTCTCCAACTTGGGATTATAGTAGATATGTAGAAGATGTAAATGAATTTACTTTAGAAGGCATTGTTATCGATAATTTCTTTTTTGGAGTGGCTTCTGTTGGTGAGGACGGCTTTGAAAGTGTAGTTGTGTTTCCAAATGCTATTTTGAAGTAG
- a CDS encoding M23 family metallopeptidase — MRYLIFIIVLGFVFSCSDKLKTPNYIIFNQIDDSINISAINELHAPYQIAVENENGDLGKTFVLNPNDTVLLSKINSKVMDTLQILKTFKFKTAYGNPELIAYDSLYSYQPPFSRGKSYKILQGNSTNFTHNTDFSKYALDFKIPIGDTICAAREGFVVGVVSHNYKQGTNASYRDFANYITMYHNDGTFSQYVHLDTNGALIEVNDFVEVGEPIAISGHTGWSTEPHLHFAVFKSEPFKFVSIPFVLDSKKSTDFIKWEIVKND; from the coding sequence ATGCGCTACTTAATATTTATTATAGTCTTGGGCTTCGTTTTCTCATGTTCTGATAAACTTAAAACACCAAACTACATAATTTTTAATCAAATTGATGATTCTATTAATATTTCAGCAATAAATGAGCTGCACGCACCTTATCAAATAGCTGTAGAAAATGAAAATGGTGATTTGGGTAAGACCTTTGTTCTTAATCCAAACGATACTGTATTGCTATCAAAAATTAATTCAAAAGTAATGGATACACTCCAAATTTTGAAAACGTTTAAATTTAAAACAGCGTATGGCAATCCAGAATTAATAGCTTACGACTCACTCTATAGTTATCAACCCCCTTTTTCTCGTGGTAAATCGTATAAAATTTTACAAGGTAACAGCACCAATTTCACTCATAACACTGATTTTTCTAAATACGCATTAGATTTCAAAATTCCAATTGGTGATACCATCTGTGCGGCAAGAGAAGGATTTGTTGTAGGAGTTGTATCACACAATTACAAACAAGGCACCAATGCATCTTACCGAGATTTTGCCAATTACATTACTATGTATCACAACGATGGCACTTTTAGCCAATATGTACATTTAGATACTAATGGAGCACTCATTGAAGTTAACGATTTTGTTGAGGTGGGTGAACCTATAGCAATTTCGGGTCATACGGGTTGGTCAACTGAGCCTCATTTACATTTTGCAGTATTTAAAAGTGAACCTTTTAAATTTGTTTCGATACCCTTTGTTTTAGATTCTAAAAAAAGCACCGATTTTATAAAATGGGAAATTGTTAAAAATGATTGA
- a CDS encoding YdeI family protein — protein sequence MIEELYFKTDEHWRDWLHQNHKLYKGVYLIFYKVDHDKDSMRWEEAVKVALCYGWIDSTVKGLGNGKRRQYFCPRKPKSAWSALNKSYIDELTDKGLIQESGSRAIQVAKENGSWKALDDVENGIIPKDLQLAFNKNLIAFENYTNFSTSYRKSYLYWLNQAKRETTRQSRIVEIIRLCEQNKKTR from the coding sequence ATGATTGAGGAGTTATATTTTAAAACGGATGAACATTGGCGCGATTGGCTCCATCAAAATCATAAGTTATACAAGGGTGTCTATTTGATTTTCTATAAGGTTGATCATGATAAAGATTCCATGCGCTGGGAGGAGGCTGTAAAAGTAGCCTTATGCTATGGTTGGATCGATTCTACTGTAAAAGGTTTGGGTAATGGTAAACGTCGACAATATTTCTGTCCCAGAAAACCCAAAAGTGCGTGGAGCGCTTTAAACAAAAGTTACATTGATGAACTGACGGATAAGGGTTTAATTCAAGAAAGTGGATCGAGAGCAATTCAAGTAGCTAAAGAAAACGGGAGTTGGAAAGCTCTTGATGATGTTGAAAATGGGATTATTCCAAAGGATCTACAATTGGCCTTTAATAAGAATCTGATCGCGTTTGAAAATTATACCAATTTTTCAACCTCTTATCGAAAGAGCTATTTGTATTGGTTAAATCAAGCAAAAAGAGAAACGACTCGACAATCACGCATTGTAGAAATAATACGCCTTTGTGAACAAAATAAAAAGACACGATAA
- a CDS encoding glycoside hydrolase family 15 protein, whose protein sequence is MKNLDYGIIGNCRSAALISKTGSLDWCCLPEFDSSSVFAKLLDDEIGGSFSFSVSEDYEITQAYIENTCILVTRFSTEKDSFEIHDFMPRYKKDTNDYYAPPEVVRYIKLLKGTPEFKVNYNPKLEYALGNTNTYVKEDFIVSLTDKERYDTLFLYTSFDKKAVVEGHPIQLKTDGFFQFGYNEKLFVPTINKIDLERERTKVYWLNWMTRTPSYALYNEQISRSAMTLKLLSYEKTGAVLAAATTSLPETIGEVRNWDYRFCWIRDASMVIKVVSQLGHKRMAKRYLEFITHLIPEKDEKLQIMYGINGEKILTELKLDHLSGYMGSKPVRIGNAAYSQRQNDIYGILMDVIHQQLVKFKTDIENGEELWAITKGIVWVVSKHWKEADKGIWEFRTEDRHFTFSKVLCWVAIDKAIKVSKILGKTHKLEKWLPLEAEIRKDIMDNAWNEDVQAFTQSYGSTDLDAAVLLMEPYEFIDAKDPKYVSTVKAIEKELSNDGLLYRYKNQDDFGLPSSSFTICTFWFINSLFKIGEEQKAKKLFDQLLSYSNHLGLFSEDIDFKTKRLLGNFPQAYSHLALIETAINLSTITQEESVMESINS, encoded by the coding sequence ATTAAGAATTTAGACTACGGCATTATAGGAAATTGCAGAAGCGCTGCACTCATCTCAAAAACAGGCTCTTTAGATTGGTGTTGCTTACCAGAGTTTGACTCCTCTTCGGTGTTCGCAAAACTCCTAGACGATGAGATCGGTGGGAGCTTTAGCTTTTCGGTTTCAGAAGATTATGAGATCACTCAAGCTTACATAGAAAACACCTGTATTTTAGTAACCCGTTTTTCTACGGAAAAGGATAGTTTTGAAATCCACGATTTCATGCCCCGTTACAAAAAAGACACCAATGATTATTACGCGCCACCGGAAGTCGTACGATATATCAAACTTTTAAAAGGAACGCCGGAATTTAAGGTCAATTACAACCCGAAATTAGAGTATGCGCTAGGCAACACCAACACTTACGTGAAAGAAGATTTCATAGTAAGCCTTACCGATAAAGAACGTTATGATACTTTATTTCTTTATACCAGTTTTGACAAGAAAGCTGTTGTTGAAGGGCATCCCATTCAATTAAAAACAGACGGCTTTTTTCAATTTGGTTATAACGAAAAACTATTTGTTCCTACCATCAATAAAATTGATTTAGAGCGGGAACGCACTAAAGTGTATTGGCTCAACTGGATGACTAGAACACCTAGCTATGCGCTTTATAATGAACAGATTTCAAGAAGCGCAATGACCCTCAAGCTTTTAAGTTATGAAAAAACAGGAGCTGTTTTAGCTGCTGCAACAACGTCACTTCCTGAAACCATTGGAGAGGTTAGAAATTGGGATTACCGTTTCTGCTGGATTCGTGATGCCTCTATGGTTATCAAGGTTGTGTCGCAATTGGGCCACAAACGCATGGCGAAACGCTACTTAGAGTTCATCACCCACTTGATCCCTGAAAAGGATGAAAAACTCCAAATCATGTATGGCATTAATGGTGAAAAAATATTGACCGAATTAAAGCTAGACCACCTCAGCGGTTATATGGGTTCTAAACCTGTACGCATTGGTAATGCAGCATATTCACAACGTCAAAATGATATTTACGGGATTTTGATGGATGTCATTCATCAGCAGTTGGTGAAGTTTAAAACCGATATTGAAAATGGCGAAGAACTTTGGGCTATTACTAAGGGTATTGTTTGGGTAGTAAGCAAGCACTGGAAAGAGGCTGATAAAGGCATATGGGAATTTAGAACGGAAGACCGACACTTCACCTTTTCTAAAGTGTTATGTTGGGTTGCCATAGATAAGGCGATTAAAGTGTCTAAAATTTTAGGAAAAACTCATAAGCTTGAAAAATGGCTTCCGTTAGAGGCCGAAATACGTAAGGATATTATGGATAATGCTTGGAATGAAGACGTACAAGCATTTACTCAAAGTTATGGTAGCACAGATTTGGACGCCGCTGTATTACTCATGGAGCCTTATGAGTTTATAGATGCTAAAGATCCAAAATATGTGAGCACTGTTAAAGCTATAGAAAAGGAATTAAGTAATGACGGCCTGCTCTACCGCTATAAAAATCAGGATGATTTTGGTTTACCTTCCTCCTCCTTTACCATTTGTACCTTTTGGTTTATCAATAGCTTGTTCAAAATTGGTGAAGAACAAAAAGCCAAAAAACTCTTTGATCAATTATTGAGCTATAGCAATCATTTAGGATTATTTAGTGAAGATATTGACTTTAAAACAAAGCGTCTGTTGGGTAATTTCCCTCAAGCGTATTCGCATTTAGCACTTATAGAAACTGCTATCAATCTTTCGACCATTACTCAGGAAGAATCGGTAATGGAATCTATTAACAGCTAA